From the genome of Mucispirillum schaedleri ASF457:
CCAACAATACCAACACGGGGTTTTCGTGTTTCATTCATTGGTATATTATCAAATTCTTCCACAATATCATAAACATCTTTTTTAAACTGACGCCAGTTATAGTTATAAACATTTCTTGCACAAATATCTGCCCATTTGTGATATACTGCTTCAGTTTCACCTTTTACTTTTTCATAAGGACGGCACCTGTATAACATTCTCATAAGCAAATCACCATACAATATACCCATAACCATACGCCTTATCATTGGCATAGTAACTTTAAATCCTTCATGAGTTTCCATACCATGCAGGTTAAAAGAAAGCACTGGTATATGACTTAAACCAGCTCTGTTTAATGCATTTTTCAACCAGCCTATATAATTTGTAGCACGGCAGCCACCTGCTGTTTGTGAAATAAGCACTGCAACTCTTTCTGTATCGCATTCTGGTGACATTACATAGTTTAATAACTGACCAACTGCAACAATAGCAGGGAAACATGCATCATTATTAATATGTTTTAAACCGCACTCTATATCGTTTCTATCTGTTGTTTCTAATACTTTTACTTTATAACCTTCTGCAGCTAATGCTTCTTTCATTAAATGTATATGAATAGGGGAAAGCTGTGGAATAATAATAGTATGGGTATCTTTCATTTCTTTTGTAAATTCTGCACCTTTTTTAGCTGGTGTAAAACTTCTGCTTATACCTCGTTTTTTCCTGTCCTGAATTGCTGCTATAAGAGAGCGTATACGGATACGGACTGCACCTAAGTTACTGCCTTCATCAATTTTAATAACTGTATAAAGCTTATCATGTCTATTTAAAATATCATAAACCTGCTCAGTAGTAACCGCATCAAGACCGCAGCCAAAAGAATTAAGCTGAATTAATTCAATATTATCATGTTCTGATACAAAACTTGCAGCTTTATATAATCTTGAATGATATGTCCACTGGTCAACAGCATTCATTGGTCTTTCAACGGTTGCAAGATGAGCAATAGAATCTTCAGTTAATACTGCAAGACCGTTAGATGTAATAAGTTCAGGTATACCATGATTTATTTCAGGGTCAATGTGATATGGTCTGCCAGATAAAACAACACCTTGAATACCATGTTTTTCAATATATTCTAATGTTTCTTCACCTTTCATGCGGATATCATTTTTAAAGTTTTTCATTTCTGCATCTGCTTTTCTTGCAGCAATACGCACTTCCTGTTCTGGAATATTAAAAGGCTGAAACATCTGCACAAGAGAATTTTCTAAATATTTATAATCATTTAATGGCAAAAACGGACCCATAAATTCAACTTTTTCATCTACCAAAGCATCAACATTTAATCTTATAACTTCAGGATAGCTGCAAACAACAGGACAATTATAGTTATTATCTGCACCTTCTTCATGAACTTCTTTTTGAATACACGGATAGAATATTCGTTTAATACCTTTGCTGATTAAATTCATTATATGACCATGCACTATTTTTGCAGGATAGCATACAGTTTGAGAAGGAATAGTTTCAAGACCAGTATTAAATAATTCTTTTGATGATTTATCAGATATTTCTACTCTAAAACCAAGATTTGTAAATAATGTAAACCAAAATGGATAATTTTCATAAATATTTAATACTCTTGGAATACCAACAACACCACGAGATGCATTTTCCTTATTTAGTGGAATGTAGTATTCAAAAAGACGCATATTTTTATATGCATAAAGGTTAGGAAGTTTATTTGCTTCTTCTACTTCCTGCACACCTTTTTCACATCTATTACCAGTAATATAATGTTTTTTACTGCCACCAAACTTATTAACTGTTAATAAGCAGTGATTAGAACAGCGTTTACATCTAACATTAATTGATTCCATTTTAAAGCTGGCTATTGCATCAGATTTAATAATAGCAGAATGTTTGCCATTTTCGCTTCTTTCTTTTGCAATTAATGCTGAACCAAAAGCACCCATGTGACCAGAAATGGCAAATCTTGTTACTTTGCTGCCAACAGAAAGCTCAAATGCTCTTAATACTGCGTCGTTAAAAAAAGCCCCACCTTGCACAACAACATGTTCACCTAAATCTTCCACACTGCTCATTTTTATAACTTTATATAAAGCATTACGAACAACAGAATATGAAAGACCAGCAGAAATATCACTTACAGAAGCCCCTTCTTTTTGTGCCTGTTTAACTTTTGAGTTCATAAATACTGTGCATCTTGAACCTAAATCAACAGGATGTTCTGCTTTAAGTGCTGTTGATGCAAAATCCTGAACAGTAGACTGCACTGATTTTGCAAAGTTTTCAATAAACGAGCCACAGCCTGAAGAACATGCCTCATTTAATATAATTTTATCAATTGCCCCATTACGAACATACATGCATTTCATATCCTGTCCACCAATATCTAATATAAAAGATACATTTGGAACAAAATATCTTGCTGCAGTAAAGTGAGTTACTGTTTCAACTTCCCCTTCATCTACACCAAGAGCAGCTTTAATTAAACCTTCGCCATATCCTGTAATACATGAATTAGCAATGTAAGCATTTTTTGGCATTGCAGCATATATTTTTTCCAGCACAAGTAAAACAGATTTAACTGGGTTGCCAAGGTTTGATGAGTAAGATTCAAATAATAAATTATCATCTTTATCTATTAATATTGCTTTTGTAGTAGTAGAACCAACATCTAAGCCAAGATAAAGCTCTCCCTCTGCAAGAGAAAACTCTTTTTTATTTAATATACCTTCTTTAGAATGACGCTCTTTAAACTCTTCATAATCTTTTTCTGATTCAAAAAGACGCGGCAGCTGCTCTATTTCACTTTCTACTTTAGTAGTTTGCAGCTGTTCAACTTTATTAATAATAGATTTAAAAGAAACTTCTTTACTTTTTTTAGAAACAAGTGCTGCACCCATAGCAACAAAAAGCTGTGGATGTTCTGGGAAAATAACTTCATTAGGCGTTAAAGATAATGTTTCTATAAACCTGTTGCGAAGTTCTGACAAGAAAAATAATGGACCGCCTAAAAATGCAACATTACCAGAAATTGTTCTTCCACATGCAAGCCCTCCTATAGTCTGGTCAACAACAGCCTGAAAAATAGAAACTGCAATATCTTCTTTTGCTGCACCCTCATTTAATAATGGCAGCACATCTGTTTTTGCAAATACACCACATCTTGCAGCAATAGGATAGATAGTCTTATAATTTTTTGCCATTTCATTAAGACCTGCTGCATCAGTTTGAAGCACAACAGCCATTTGGTCAATAAATGCACCAGTTCCACCTGCACATGTTTCATTCATTCTCTGGTCTATACCATTATCAAAAAAAGTAAGCTTTGCATCTTCGCCACCAAGCTCAATAGCTACATTGGTTTCTGGAATTTTAGTTTTAATACATTCAGTAGATGCGATAACTTCCTGTATAAAATCAACTTCAAGCCACTGTGAGACAGATATACCGCCAGAACCTGTTACATTAATTGTAATAAATGCATCTGGAAATTCATTATAAGCTTCTTTTATTAAAACAGTTAATGTGTTACGCATATCAGATAAATGTCTTCTATACTGATGATAAAGCATATTATCATATTCATCAGTAATTACAATTTTGATTGTAGTAGAACCAATATCAAGCCCCATATGATAAACTTTTTTACTCATATTATTCCTCATAAAAAATAAAACAATAAAAAAATACTAAAAATGTATTATTTAAAATATATGATTTCTAATGTATTGTCAAACAAAAATAATGGACATATTTTCATATTCTGTATATATCAAAATATCTTGTAAAAAAATGAAATATTTTACGGCTTATGACTGATTTTTATTAAAATTTTTAAATATCATACTTATTTTTTCTATATGATTTTAAATCTACTATACTTGCTGGTGTATGTTCAACTGACCATTTATATATCACAACTTCTACTGAATATTTTTTGTCCGGATTGCCACCATAAAGCCTATTATTATATGCAATCATAATTAATTTAGATTTATCTTTTAATAAATCTATGCACTCATAAGGCTCTGCTGGCAAATCCTGAATATTTCTGCATGATATATCAGTTACAAATATATTCTTATCAGTTATTACTAACAGTTTATTATCAGGCAGACTTTCAAAACTTAATGCCTTATATATAATTGGTAATGGGTTATATGATGTTAAATTTTCATCAATTTCTTCATCTTTTAATGATGCATATTTCAGATTAGCTTCTTTATCAAAAATCATTAATCCACCAATATCTGAAAAAGAGCTTGCTATTGTTGCCCATACTCTGCCTGCTGCAATACTCATGCTGAAAAAACCATACCGTTGAAAATGAGTGTATACCTGCTCTGTTTTTTTATTATATATGGCTAATGCTCCCTTTTCTTCTTCACTGCAGTCTGTGGCAACAGCAATAACAGACCCATCATCTGATATACTAATTTCAAGCCAGTCTATTAAATCATCAGTAAATTCAAAGCTGCATATTAATTCTAAATCTGTATTATATATTTCCCAGAATTTACCTTTTATATTAACAGCATAACCATTGCTGATTATCCATTTGCTGCCTTCTAATACCGCTATCTCACTTAAATGATAAAGATTTTTATACACTTCTTCATCATCAATAATAATAGAGCTGTCATTATTTGCTTCATTTATTGTATATAAATGAAGCCTGTTATGACGAATAATTAGAAATCTGATTTTATTATTCTTATTAAAAATATGAAGAAAATCCATATCATGCATATAAGATTCTTTTGCCATAGAGCTAAGCCATTCAAAACCTTTATCATTAGAGCAGTAAAAAGTAATACTTTCTTCATACTGGGCATACTCTGATATAAAAACAAGATAAAGTCTGCCATCTATATAAATATAGTCAAGCAGCATATCTTCATCAGCTTCAAACTCCCATTTTTTTATTACTTTACCATCTAAATTTATATGGTAGAATATAAAAACATTAAATGTATTTTCAAGAATAATAAATGAATTACTGTCTATAAATTTAATTCTTTTTAAAACGGATGAACATGTGTCAGAAAAAGCTGAAAGATTATCCAGCTTAAATGATGTTAATTTCTCAAACAAAACTTCACTCTCTATAAAATATTTTGGGAAAAATTACTAACATATTTTATATATTAAGTCAAGTATGATAAAAAACTATACTTAGCCTACTACATTAATAAGATGACCAATGCCTTTTGATACTTCTATATTTGCTCCAGCCATGCTGGCTTGTTTTGTAGCTGCATCTGTATTAGTAAGCTCTGTAATACCATGCTGATGAGACATACCTTTTGATTTATTTGCAGCTGCAATAGAATACTCCATACCTAACATATGCGATTTTTCAAAAGAAGGCAAGCCTGAAACATAAGCCATAATTATACTCCTGCTGGGTTATCCCCATAGATATAATTTATGAAATAATTATTTATTTGTCAATACAAATAAATAATTATTTGCCTGTATTATCCATTAATTCTTCTACTGCCGACCTGCCATAAGAGTTGTTAATAAAATATAACACTACATCTTTTGGTGATATATATGATGCAGGCGGTGTTGCACCACAATATTCAATATTTAAGTAATCATAGAACTCTTTTTCTGAAATATTGCCAGTTTTTATCATAAGAGATGTCTGCACAATATTTGTATATATTTCCATATTAACAGCCTGCAACACTGCTTCTGCCTGAGAAATATTTTTCTGACCATAAAAATTTTCTAAAAAAGCAATAAAATTCATACTAAAATCATCTATAGCTTTTTTAGCTGGAGTAGATACTGCATATTCCTGCATTTGTGTATCAGTAATATTATCACTTGTCATTTCATTATTAATCTGAATAAAGAGAGCACCTAGTTTTTTCACATCATTACATGCTACTTTAATATTCCCTTTTTTAATATTCTCAAAAGTTTCATACCCTATGTTGTTATCAGTGATTTCCATTTTATTATTACTTAGAGTAAATTCTTTATCAGAGCGAAAATTACTTGTTACTATAATAACCATCACTATGACACCTAAAAAAAGCATAAATCCAACTGATTTGTATAAAATACTTGATTTTTTATTTTTCTTCATAAAAAGCCTCTATAACTTATTTAAAATATTTATAAAATATACTATTTTATGTTATGCTTTATTTCAATACTAACTTATGCTTCTTAACAATTTTTACTAACAATAAACCTAGATATTTTTAAAATATAATATTATATTAATTGTTGATTATAAAATACTGAATTAAATTTTATTAAAATAAACAAATAGAAATATATATTAATGAGACTTTTGAAAAAAGGAAAATATCCTTTTTCCAAAAGTATATTTATTTCATTAGAGTATTAAACAGAGAAACAAGTTCATCTATTTTTTTATCTACATCACCATTTTTTGCGGTATCACGAACACATGATAATAGATGAGCTTTTAAAACTACATTATTAGTTTTACGCATAAGAGCTTCTACTGCAAATATTTGGTTTGATATATCCATACAATATCTGTCATCTTCCACCATTCGCATAATACCTTCTATGTGACCTTTTGCTGTTTTTAAAAGTAGTAAAACTTCTGTTTTATCTGCTTTCATTAAACTTTCTCCACTGAAACTGCTTCAAAACCAGCTTCATTTACAACATTCATTAAATCACTGTCTGCAACTTCTTTTGATAAGGTTACAGACGCATTTTTTGCTTCTAAATTAACTTCAGCAGAAACTACCCCATCTACAGTATTTAATGCTTTTTCAACCGCCATTTTACAATGATTGCAGTTCATACCGTTTACATTAACAATAACTTTCATAATTTTATCTCCTTTACTATATTCTTCTGCTTTAAAAAATTTTAATCTTAAAGCATTAGTTACAACAAATATTGAGCTGAAACTCATAGCAGCAGCAGCTATCATTGGGTTTAATGTAATACAAAATGACTTATAAAAAATACCTGCAGCTACTGGAATACCTATAATATTATAAAAAAAAGCCCAAAACAAGTTTGTTTTAATATTCTTAATAGTTGCATGGCTTAATTTTACAGCAGTTAAAGCATCCAGCAGATTATTTTTTATTAAAATAATATCTGCTGATTCTAATGCTACATCAGTTCCTGCTCCTATTGCTATTCCTAAATCAGAACGCATTAATGCAGGTGCATCATTAATACCATCTCCTACCATAGCAGTTTTAATGCCTTTCTTTTGAATTTCTTTTATTATATTTTCTTTATCTTGTGGTAACAGCTCCGCATATACATTATTAATTCCTGCCTGATTAGCAATATGCTCTGCAGTTTCTTTATTATCCCCTGTAAGCATATATACAT
Proteins encoded in this window:
- a CDS encoding metal-sensing transcriptional repressor, producing MKADKTEVLLLLKTAKGHIEGIMRMVEDDRYCMDISNQIFAVEALMRKTNNVVLKAHLLSCVRDTAKNGDVDKKIDELVSLFNTLMK
- a CDS encoding 2-hydroxyacyl-CoA dehydratase, whose translation is MSKKVYHMGLDIGSTTIKIVITDEYDNMLYHQYRRHLSDMRNTLTVLIKEAYNEFPDAFITINVTGSGGISVSQWLEVDFIQEVIASTECIKTKIPETNVAIELGGEDAKLTFFDNGIDQRMNETCAGGTGAFIDQMAVVLQTDAAGLNEMAKNYKTIYPIAARCGVFAKTDVLPLLNEGAAKEDIAVSIFQAVVDQTIGGLACGRTISGNVAFLGGPLFFLSELRNRFIETLSLTPNEVIFPEHPQLFVAMGAALVSKKSKEVSFKSIINKVEQLQTTKVESEIEQLPRLFESEKDYEEFKERHSKEGILNKKEFSLAEGELYLGLDVGSTTTKAILIDKDDNLLFESYSSNLGNPVKSVLLVLEKIYAAMPKNAYIANSCITGYGEGLIKAALGVDEGEVETVTHFTAARYFVPNVSFILDIGGQDMKCMYVRNGAIDKIILNEACSSGCGSFIENFAKSVQSTVQDFASTALKAEHPVDLGSRCTVFMNSKVKQAQKEGASVSDISAGLSYSVVRNALYKVIKMSSVEDLGEHVVVQGGAFFNDAVLRAFELSVGSKVTRFAISGHMGAFGSALIAKERSENGKHSAIIKSDAIASFKMESINVRCKRCSNHCLLTVNKFGGSKKHYITGNRCEKGVQEVEEANKLPNLYAYKNMRLFEYYIPLNKENASRGVVGIPRVLNIYENYPFWFTLFTNLGFRVEISDKSSKELFNTGLETIPSQTVCYPAKIVHGHIMNLISKGIKRIFYPCIQKEVHEEGADNNYNCPVVCSYPEVIRLNVDALVDEKVEFMGPFLPLNDYKYLENSLVQMFQPFNIPEQEVRIAARKADAEMKNFKNDIRMKGEETLEYIEKHGIQGVVLSGRPYHIDPEINHGIPELITSNGLAVLTEDSIAHLATVERPMNAVDQWTYHSRLYKAASFVSEHDNIELIQLNSFGCGLDAVTTEQVYDILNRHDKLYTVIKIDEGSNLGAVRIRIRSLIAAIQDRKKRGISRSFTPAKKGAEFTKEMKDTHTIIIPQLSPIHIHLMKEALAAEGYKVKVLETTDRNDIECGLKHINNDACFPAIVAVGQLLNYVMSPECDTERVAVLISQTAGGCRATNYIGWLKNALNRAGLSHIPVLSFNLHGMETHEGFKVTMPMIRRMVMGILYGDLLMRMLYRCRPYEKVKGETEAVYHKWADICARNVYNYNWRQFKKDVYDIVEEFDNIPMNETRKPRVGIVGEILIKFHPDANNKAVEVIEREGGEAVVPDFMDFVLYSAYDDIYRSKYMAGSKIRKYAARYIIWMIERKRNIMRKALRKSKHFDAMPDIFELAHLAEKIVSLGNQSGEGWLLTAEMVELIEGGVGNILCVQPFACLPNHVTGKGVMKALRVAYDNVNIAAVDYDPGASEVNQLNRIKLLMSVAQKNLAITRKEI